In Vigna radiata var. radiata cultivar VC1973A unplaced genomic scaffold, Vradiata_ver6 scaffold_635, whole genome shotgun sequence, the genomic window aaaaaaaaaaaaaaatcctattgCCTCTCCATTCTATTTTCCACCTCTTCCCTATGATTACAAATTTGATAAAGCTAAGGTAGGAAGGATAACAATAAAATTGCATCATGttcatttctaatttctttatAACGCATGgccaattgaaataaaaaattacctgAAATTTTCATTCACATGCACTGctttcctgcaaaacaattagtGAAGACAATTCAGTTTCGTTTTTGCCTAAAACTTAGTCCGAAAGTGTTATTTATGAATCCACAAAGATAAAATGGAATGAAATAAACCAACCTGAGATCTGCAGAGCCAAATTGTGCAGCCGATCCTATCCCAAATTCACCCCTCAGTTCAGCTTCAAATTTGTTGAGATCAGCAAGGGCAGACATGTCAGAGCCGAAGGCAATGACGGCGGCCGCCAACGTGGCCGAAGCCACTTTCCCCCATTTCCTGAATTCGGCATTGGCAAGCACTGTACTAGAACCAacactctttcttttttcttcagaGCTATCTCTGTTAGAGTTGAATTGGCAGGAAACGGAAAAGGGCTTTGAATGAGAATCCGAAGTGAGGGAAGTTGAGCTTGAAGATACAAGAAGAGAATTAACGGAAAGCGGTGACAAGGAATTGAGCGCCATCATGATAACCAGTGAAAGGAACGAGGAAGGAGAAGCGATTTGAAGGGATGTAGCAGTTCAGTTGTTCATGGTGAAAGTGGAAGAACAATGGAGAAGTGATAAGTAGAAGCACACGTATTCAAGCGTTATCTGCTTTCAAAACATGCCACGTCAATTATGGGATTTGCGACCAAACCAAAACGTTTATCTTGGTGATTAAGGTGTTTAGAATACTCATTAGATGATATAaacttcattttatatataaacttcaGTGAATAATTTTTCGCAAATTTAGTTTTAGAAAACTTTTCCAAAGATgcacatatttatataaaaagagttCAGAGAAACTCAATACACTtgattaatgttaattaatctaatatgttaatttgaaattaaaaaaaaaaagatatgaattattattgttttgaaaagtGAATCCCTTCTTTTTATAGACAGAGTACTTTACATGTATGGTATTATAGTaagtattaaaagaaatttctcTTTGCATAACCTTTCACTTAAATAAAAGTTACTTTAAAATTGCTCGTGTAGCGTTTCTAGTGATTATTGATTCCACCCCCATCATATATTTCCACTATAgaacaaaagacaaaaaaacaaaaaaatctttaagatttactattttttaattaactaaaaaaatataactgaTTTTTTACCAGAATCATCCTTTATCTACATTAAGGTAATTAAAAAGTACCATATATGATAAGTATAAgtcataaaattaattcattaggaaaaataatttttataagaaaaatgattaaatattttgatctaacactaaaaattagaattagtttttcattaaaattttaatttaatttagtttctttatttaaaacgtgtgaatttaatctttttataataacatttaaattactttcaacataatttttttctttaatttaattaaaaattacatgtaaaatttcaaataaatttaattaaaaaatttaaatttatgtatttcttaaaataaaaaactaaattaatctaaagttaaaaaaaaaatactaattttaattttcactaagttaaaagataaaaagtttaatcctaacaaacaatatttttcataaaaagaaaacataatatttctttcattttctttcattgttaTAACAATTTACAAATATCactattattttacaaaattgaaattattaaaaagaccaaaaaatatttaatcttaccaaagaatatttttcaaagaaaggaaacataatatttctttcattctcatGACAATTTACAAATATCACTACTATTTTACAAAATCGAGgctattaaaaaaagatttgagCAAAATTGAGGCAGGAGAACTTTGTTCAATAACCCTAACCTTTAGGTTAGTAGAAGAGAAGGTTATTGAACAGCTTTGTTCTCTTAAATAGAATTACTTTGTTGTGGGTCGAAGGGGCGTATGAATGCAGAATTCATTTGCCAAACTTTAACTGAAGCAGTCACATTGACTTCTGTAGcattattgaataaaaacaatCTAGCAGCTCCATAGATTGCCTTCGTTGGATAAACTCGAGATGTCACGCATGTTCTTCCACCTTGAGCAAAACTTTCCACCACAGAATGGTCCACCTAATTTTCACCATCAAAAATTCAACTTCATTACTTCAGCTGCTTCATCttcacacacaaaaataaattaaactttgaGCAAGAAAATCACAAAGCTTACCAATATCCTCACTGACAGTTTTTCATCTTCTAGTACTGTAACAGAGCTTCCGAAGATTTTCTTACCAACATCAGTTGCTAGAGAAGACCTACAAAACATTATGTAACTTAATCAACATTGTATTTAATCACAACTTAACacattcattttcttcttaaGAGACAAACAATGTCACTACAAGCTTGGAAAAGAATATAAGTCCTATACCTTAATTGATCAGAGCAGAAGGAAGTTTTAAGTTGTCCATCGTTTCCTTTAACCACGTAAAAGTATGTGGGAGTGTATTCAGAAAGATCATCATCAGCCAATACTAGAAGACCAAATGGTCCTAAGGCACCACGTTCTGCTGCTCCACCACTGGTGCTACACTCGTACTCCTTATTGGATTGGCCAGTCATCTCCAAGGCTTTGTTATCTATCTCAAACTCAGCTACAATGTCCAACTGTTGCATTGGAAGATGCAATTGCGTGTCATTGAATTATACTAGCTTTGTTACATTCAACTTTGTATTCTCCTAACTACTTGTCaatcaataaaattaacatgATCCCAAACCTGTGCAGCTGTTCCAACTTCAAGTGGCACCACTGACCCTGGCTTCaccttcaaattttcaaactcatTGCTTCCCAATCTCAAACTTTCCACCTCTGCTACAGGCCATTGAAGTAAGCTGCTACCGGTTTTCTTATCAAGTGTCACTGTTCTTGGAATACCCTATACAAAAAAAATGCAATCAGGAGAAATTATGATGGTCCGGTCAATC contains:
- the LOC106754307 gene encoding thylakoid lumenal protein TL20.3, chloroplastic-like encodes the protein MMALNSLSPLSVNSLLVSSSSTSLTSDSHSKPFSVSCQFNSNRDSSEEKRKSVGSSTVLANAEFRKWGKVASATLAAAVIAFGSDMSALADLNKFEAELRGEFGIGSAAQFGSADLRKAVHVNENFR